The genomic segment TCTCGCATGTAGGTGGCCAATTCGTTGACGTCGCGGTGCAGGTTGGTGCCGGCTCCCGATTCTTTTGTTGTGGGGTTAGCGAAGATTTGTTCAAAAGCGATGCGGTAGTCTTCGAACTGTGAGTCGAGCAGGACTTCCGGCCACTCAATTTCGCCGGTCAGGCGATTGAACTCGTCATCATCCAAACGATTCTCCGTCTTTTCGCGTGAGCTTTCTCCGCGTGCTTGGGGACGGCCTGGGCGGCTCAGTCGGGCGTTTTGACGTTCCCGCCATTGCCGTTTTAACTCGTACCGCGTTTCGACGCTCAACCGATGATTTTCGATGGCCTTTTGGCGAGCCTCTTCGAGGTTGATCAAGGCTTCTGATGTATTACGGTTGAATTCGCCCAATGAACGAATCACTTCAGCTTCGCCGACCAGCGGATCGACAACGAATCCTTCGTCGATCGGGGCGAATGGATCGCTCACAAATCCTACCCGCGGCCCGTAGCCATAATCATATCCGTAGTGACGGCCATAACGGTGCCCGCGGTGATGTCCGTGATGTCCGTGATGTCGACCGTGGTGACGGCCATGATGACGGCGGCCTTGCTGACCACGACGGCCGCCACCGCGACGTCCACCCGTTTTGGAATCGGCTTCGGCCACATTCAATAGTGTCAGGAGGCAAACAATAGCAGTCAGGTGAATGAGAGTTTTCATGGCATCCCTTTGGGGTCGTGATCGAGTCTGATTGTGGGTGGGGGAGAAAATGTTTTGTGTTTGCTCTACTCGGTAATGCCCGTTTCCAGCAGCGACACGCCACGGTTTGGCAATTTTTGGCAGAGAATTTTGATTTCGCCGGAGAAACCATTGTGTGGTCGTCAACCAGCTACGTCTCCAAGCGTAGTTCCGTCGCAAATGTTGCAGTGCGAATCCAAATAAATGCAGTGGCCAGCAGCCCCCCGAAGATGAAATCGCCGCAACCCCTTACCTTGATACGACATAAAGAAAACCGCCCGAATCAGAATTGATCCGGGCGGTTGAAGTTTTCACAAGTTTTGCGGTCGAAAGATTACGCTTTGGCGAACAGCAGTCCCTGGGCACCCGGTTGAGCGTCTTTCATCAGGAATCGCCATGTGCCGTTGTTGTACCAAGTGAAATAAGCTTCCAACTTGTCCGTTTCGCTCATCAGCAACGTCAGATTGTTTCCAGCCAACGTGTAGCGGCCAACGGACTTGTCGGTCTTCGAATCATGCACGTGGTAGAGCACAAAGCTCCCGTCGGCGTTTAGGGTCAGCTGAAACGTCGAATTATCCGGTGCGGTCGACCGCCATGTGCCAACGTGTGCCGGTGTCGATTGCGGTTGAACCGGGGCTTGCGGCGTTTGTTGTTGAACCTGCCGTTGTTGCGTCTGCGGCTGTTGGGCCGTTTGCCATTTCGTGTGGTTCCACAAGTCTTCGTTGTTGATCGCCAAGTCAGCCAAGGTTTCGATGACTTGCTTCACTTCCGCCGGATTCAGGCCGTCGTTTTCCAAGGCTCGGCAAACGTAAATCCGCCGGGTCTTTTCGCTGTAGGCAAAGTGAATCGGGCCGTATTGATGGTTAAAATTCAACATCTTCTGCATTTTTTCAGCAGGAATCGATACGCCTTCTTGCAGCGTGTTCAGCGACAGGGTGACCCAAAATTGGGCCTTGTTGGGGCTGATTACGAATGCGTAAGGCAGGTTCCATTCCCCTTTTTTCAAGGTGGTCTTGAAGACCCCGTCGCCCAGATCCTCGGATTGATACCCCATCAGCATCAGGAAATTCGGGATTTCCGCAGGTTCCAACGCCCGGCTTTGTGGTTGCGTTTGGGTGGGTGGTTGTTGCGGGGGTACGGGTTGCACCGGAGTTTGTTCCGGCGGACTTGGTGGTGTTGCGGTTTGTGGTGGCGCGGGATTGAAGACTTGTTTCAAGCTGTCGGAAGAAAACAGGTCGTCCGCTGCGGGAGTTGATGTCGCCGTGCACAACAGGGCTGTGGCAACGCAAACGGTGGTCGTCAGTCGAATGAAAATTTGTCGCATGGGGTTCACCTCGTTGGGGGTTTGGGTCTGTCGGTTTTTGGTTTTGTTTGTGGTGAGGAGCAACTGTTTGCTCCCTCTACCCAGTGAAGCGGAGTGACCCCAAAAGCGTTACAAGACATCTTGAAACCGACTGATACCCGAGAGGTGAATTCGCCGTAAGCGACTATGCGACAATACATTACGAATCGCCAACTAAATCAATGAGTGCGTGCGTTTGCTACACGATCGGGGCGGTGCAGCGCACAAGAAGCCGTCGTTGCGGGGTGAATTGCCGGCTACTGGCGTAGGAACTCACTAAGCGCAGCCGCATGCGGCGTTATTCCGCTGGGGGCGTCCAACGGATGTTACAGACGGGTAGGACTTTTTGAAGTTCATTGATCCCGGCTTGCGTGACATGAGTTTTTTCAACGTGCAGGTCTACAAGGTTGGTCAACCTGCGAAGATGCTCAAGTCCGACATCACTAACTTGGGTGTTATTCAGTGTTAAGCGTTGCAAGTTGGTCAGCTTGCCGAGTTCCTTGAGACCGCCATCATCGACGCGAGTGTTGCTGAGGTACAAACCATCAAGGTTCGTCTGCCCGCGAAGATGCGCAAGCCCTGCATTGCTGATTTGAGTATCGCTAAGATTAAGGCTAAAAAAATTAGTCGTCCCGCAAAGTCGCTCAAGCCCCACATCGCTGACCCGAGTGTTTGTGAGATTGAGGACCTCAAGGTGAGGCAGTCCACTAAGATACTTAAGACCGGCATCGCTGATTTGAGTCTCTGCAAGTGAAAGTCCTTCAAGCTGGGGCAACCCCTGCAGACGATTGAGCCCCGCATCGCTGATATGTGTATTCTCAAGGGATAATGTCTCAAGGTGTGGCAGCTCTTGTAGATGCTCAAGACTCGCATCACGAATAGGGAAATAGCTGAAATCCACGTCTCTGACTCGGTGGAAAATTTCCAAAGACCGATCAGGCACTACTCCCGGTATCCAGGCAGGTCGAACAACCACCTCATAAGTGGTTCCGTGGAGTCGTTCAATCTCTGCGACCGCCGTTTGATTGCGGTGATACGGTAACCAAACCGTCAACGCTCCCCCACCGATTAGTAACACCACGGCCATGAACAAAAACGTGCCCGTGCGCGGCAGTCGGCTTTGGATGGCGGAGGCGGTCATGGAAATCCTCTCCTGTGTCCGTAACTCGGCGTTATTCCGCTGGGGGCGTCCAACGAAGGTCACAACCGTGCAGGGATAACCGTAGTTTCCAGTATCCATCTTGCGTGACTTGAGTGTTGCTGACAGAGAGGTATCTGAGGGTCGTCAGTTTACAGAGCGACTCGACCCCGATGTCGCCGACTTGTGTGTTTTTCAGCGAGACGGCCACAAGATTGTTCAATCCGCTGAGATGCGTAAGTCCTGTACCAGTGACCTGAGTATCATCCAGCGAGAGGAGTTGAAGTTTGGTGAGACCTTGCAGATGCTCAAGTCCGGCGTCAGACACTTGCGTGTTTTTCAGGCTCAGCCATTGCAGGTTGGTCAACTCCCGCAGGTGCTCAAGCCCGGCATCAGTGACTTGGGTCTGATCCAGTGAGAGGTCCCAAATCTTTTTCCGTTTTCGCAGTTGCTCAAGCCCCGCGTCGCCGACTTGTGTGTTGTTGAGAATCAGAATCTGCAGGTTGGTCAATCTGCTAAATTGCTCAAGCTCAGCATCACCGACTAGGGGACCGGTCAAATTGATTGCGTCGATTCGCTCGAAGTGGAGCAAATATCCATCATCGACTGCCTCAGGAATCCAGCGGGGACGCACAATAGCTGAGCGTGTGAATCCCCCCAGTTTATCAATTTCAGCGATTGCCACTTGTTCGCAATGATACGGCCACCAAACAGCCAGAGCGGCCCCCCCCACCGACAACAGCACGACGATGAGCAGAATTACGCGTTTGCGCGGCAGTCGGCGTTTGGGGGTGGATTCGGTCATGGGAAACGCTCAAGAGTACTAGTGGTTCGGCGTTATTCTATTGGAGGTGTCCAATTGATGTAACAATCTGGTAAGGCTTTTTGGAGTTTCTCGATTCCGGATTTTGTCACTTGGGTATTTTGGACAGATAGAGCTTTAAGACTAGTGAGTCGGTGGAGA from the Symmachiella macrocystis genome contains:
- a CDS encoding type III secretion system chaperone; this encodes MRQIFIRLTTTVCVATALLCTATSTPAADDLFSSDSLKQVFNPAPPQTATPPSPPEQTPVQPVPPQQPPTQTQPQSRALEPAEIPNFLMLMGYQSEDLGDGVFKTTLKKGEWNLPYAFVISPNKAQFWVTLSLNTLQEGVSIPAEKMQKMLNFNHQYGPIHFAYSEKTRRIYVCRALENDGLNPAEVKQVIETLADLAINNEDLWNHTKWQTAQQPQTQQRQVQQQTPQAPVQPQSTPAHVGTWRSTAPDNSTFQLTLNADGSFVLYHVHDSKTDKSVGRYTLAGNNLTLLMSETDKLEAYFTWYNNGTWRFLMKDAQPGAQGLLFAKA
- a CDS encoding leucine-rich repeat domain-containing protein, with product MTESTPKRRLPRKRVILLIVVLLSVGGAALAVWWPYHCEQVAIAEIDKLGGFTRSAIVRPRWIPEAVDDGYLLHFERIDAINLTGPLVGDAELEQFSRLTNLQILILNNTQVGDAGLEQLRKRKKIWDLSLDQTQVTDAGLEHLRELTNLQWLSLKNTQVSDAGLEHLQGLTKLQLLSLDDTQVTGTGLTHLSGLNNLVAVSLKNTQVGDIGVESLCKLTTLRYLSVSNTQVTQDGYWKLRLSLHGCDLRWTPPAE
- a CDS encoding leucine-rich repeat domain-containing protein, which produces MTASAIQSRLPRTGTFLFMAVVLLIGGGALTVWLPYHRNQTAVAEIERLHGTTYEVVVRPAWIPGVVPDRSLEIFHRVRDVDFSYFPIRDASLEHLQELPHLETLSLENTHISDAGLNRLQGLPQLEGLSLAETQISDAGLKYLSGLPHLEVLNLTNTRVSDVGLERLCGTTNFFSLNLSDTQISNAGLAHLRGQTNLDGLYLSNTRVDDGGLKELGKLTNLQRLTLNNTQVSDVGLEHLRRLTNLVDLHVEKTHVTQAGINELQKVLPVCNIRWTPPAE